A window of the Vibrio pomeroyi genome harbors these coding sequences:
- a CDS encoding HAD-IIB family hydrolase, with product MNSVSNELNQNWKKIDWVLTDVDDTLTWQGQLPPETLIALSKLRDSGKKVVAVTGACAGWCDHIAQLWPVDAVLGENGAFIMEKKNGYLTLRSDIPLPEVSANQRKLKEQVLAILSDYPELSLTLDQSYRLCEVAIDIGQNRPKVDDAIIEEIVSKIHALGAHATASSIHINAWYGEHSKKATSTAFLKEKGLSDQEIVERSCYVGDSMNDQYMFEILPNSVGVANIQHYWDRLEHHPSVVMSKPGGYGFSEFVDKLLTLK from the coding sequence ATGAATTCGGTATCGAATGAATTGAACCAAAATTGGAAAAAGATAGATTGGGTGTTAACCGATGTGGACGACACCTTAACGTGGCAAGGTCAATTGCCGCCTGAAACCTTGATTGCGTTAAGCAAGTTGCGTGATTCGGGCAAGAAAGTGGTTGCGGTAACGGGGGCTTGTGCAGGTTGGTGTGATCATATTGCTCAGCTGTGGCCTGTTGATGCGGTTCTCGGCGAGAATGGCGCGTTCATTATGGAAAAGAAAAACGGCTATCTGACATTGCGTTCTGATATCCCTTTGCCAGAAGTCAGTGCCAATCAGAGAAAACTGAAAGAACAAGTATTAGCTATTTTGAGCGATTATCCAGAGCTCAGTTTAACGCTGGACCAGTCTTACCGTTTGTGTGAGGTTGCGATCGATATCGGTCAAAACCGTCCGAAAGTTGATGATGCGATTATTGAAGAGATAGTCTCTAAGATTCACGCGTTAGGCGCTCACGCGACAGCAAGCTCTATTCACATTAATGCTTGGTATGGTGAACACTCTAAGAAAGCAACATCGACTGCTTTTCTCAAAGAGAAGGGGCTATCTGACCAAGAGATCGTCGAGCGAAGTTGCTATGTCGGTGACTCGATGAACGATCAATACATGTTTGAAATTTTGCCGAACAGTGTTGGTGTGGCCAATATCCAACACTATTGGGATCGACTTGAACATCATCCATCAGTAGTGATGAGCAAACCCGGCGGGTACGGTTTCTCAGAGTTTGTCGATAAGTTGCTTACGTTAAAATAG
- a CDS encoding TRAP transporter large permease: MESYLPILILFVLFLLNIPIAFSLIASAMVYFLFINDSIPVSLVMQRFISSAESFPLLAIPFFIMVGSVMNYAGISKSLLAFADSMIGHKTGGLAQVNVALSTLMGGISGSANADAAMQSKILAPEMTKRGYDLPFTAAVTAASSSISPVIPPGINLIIFALLANVSVHQMFIAGYVPAFLMALSLMVTIAFIARKRRYKPSRSEPASAKERFHYFLKAIPALLIPFGIILGMRFGLFTPTEAGAIAVLLCAIIGIFVYRQLGLKHIPLIMRETVQGTSSVMFIIIGAMVFGYYMTLEQIPHNVASALIELTDNKLVLLLLINLLLLVVGMFIEGGAAMIILTPLLLPAVLNLGVNPVHFGIIVIVNIMIGGVTPPFGSMMFTVCSILKVRMVDFVKEVAPLLLALLTVLMLLTFSESLVMFLPNLL; the protein is encoded by the coding sequence ATGGAAAGCTATCTTCCAATCCTTATTCTGTTTGTTCTGTTTCTTTTGAACATCCCCATCGCGTTTTCTCTAATTGCATCGGCGATGGTTTACTTTCTTTTTATCAATGACTCTATTCCTGTGAGCTTGGTAATGCAGCGCTTTATTAGCTCTGCCGAGTCTTTTCCGCTGTTGGCCATTCCGTTCTTTATCATGGTGGGTTCGGTGATGAACTATGCGGGAATCAGTAAGAGCTTACTCGCCTTTGCCGACTCGATGATTGGTCATAAAACCGGTGGTCTGGCTCAAGTAAATGTTGCGTTGAGTACTCTGATGGGCGGTATCTCTGGCTCTGCAAATGCGGATGCGGCGATGCAATCAAAGATTCTTGCCCCTGAAATGACCAAGCGTGGTTATGACTTGCCATTCACGGCGGCTGTGACTGCTGCGTCATCAAGTATCAGCCCAGTGATACCACCGGGTATTAACCTCATTATCTTTGCCTTGTTAGCGAACGTTTCTGTTCATCAAATGTTTATTGCGGGTTACGTTCCAGCATTTTTGATGGCGTTGTCGCTGATGGTGACTATTGCCTTCATTGCTCGTAAACGTCGTTACAAACCTTCTCGTTCTGAGCCTGCATCTGCCAAAGAGCGTTTTCATTACTTCCTGAAAGCGATTCCGGCACTGTTGATCCCGTTCGGCATTATTCTGGGCATGCGTTTCGGTTTATTCACGCCAACAGAAGCGGGTGCGATTGCCGTATTGCTTTGCGCGATTATTGGCATTTTCGTTTATCGTCAATTGGGTTTGAAACACATCCCGCTCATCATGCGTGAGACTGTGCAGGGCACCAGTAGCGTTATGTTCATCATTATTGGTGCCATGGTGTTTGGTTACTACATGACGCTAGAGCAGATCCCACACAATGTTGCTTCTGCTTTGATTGAGCTTACCGACAATAAGTTAGTCTTGCTGTTGTTGATTAACTTGCTGCTGTTAGTGGTTGGCATGTTCATCGAAGGCGGCGCTGCGATGATCATACTCACGCCATTGCTGCTTCCTGCTGTGCTTAACCTAGGCGTTAACCCGGTTCACTTCGGCATTATCGTGATAGTGAATATCATGATTGGTGGTGTGACTCCGCCATTTGGCTCGATGATGTTTACGGTTTGCTCGATTTTAAAAGTTCGTATGGTCGACTTCGTGAAAGAAGTGGCTCCGTTGTTGCTAGCACTACTCACGGTTCTGATGTTGCTGACTTTCTCTGAAAGCTTAGTGATGTTTTTACCGAATTTGCTTTAA
- a CDS encoding TRAP transporter small permease: protein MFLLKNIEEILASIAISITVLVVTVNVVLRYGFGFVVPWSEELSVICFIWAVYLGISSCYKHKLHMGVDVVVAMLPEKAKIPFRLCVSVFLLALNILMAVLSYQYLMLSNKVTPVMGVSYFVINGVLLLCFSLMAIHTVRFIANDVASLKRSSK from the coding sequence TTGTTTTTATTGAAAAATATTGAAGAAATCCTCGCTTCTATCGCTATTTCGATCACCGTTTTGGTTGTTACCGTTAACGTCGTCTTGCGTTATGGATTTGGCTTTGTTGTCCCGTGGAGCGAAGAGCTGTCGGTTATTTGCTTCATCTGGGCTGTCTACTTAGGGATTAGCTCCTGTTACAAACACAAGCTTCACATGGGGGTGGACGTGGTGGTTGCCATGTTGCCAGAAAAAGCAAAAATCCCATTTAGGTTATGTGTTTCCGTTTTCCTACTGGCTCTGAACATTTTAATGGCGGTTCTGAGTTATCAATATCTCATGCTATCTAACAAGGTAACGCCGGTAATGGGCGTGTCATATTTTGTTATCAATGGCGTGCTGTTGCTTTGTTTCTCATTGATGGCGATTCACACCGTTCGATTTATCGCGAACGATGTCGCTTCTCTAAAGCGCTCTTCTAAGTAG
- a CDS encoding C4-dicarboxylate TRAP transporter substrate-binding protein has protein sequence MKKLLGTVIMAATLLVGCGEADKAGSEAKDEPININMSLVFTQNELLTQELIKATDKIRERTDGSVNIKVFPGGQLPVYKDNLEQVVNGANWIAVEDLTYLGDYVPDFAALAGPMLYNTYDEYLAMMDTDFVAGLKVKAEEKGIKVLNADYMFGFRHMITNKEIVNSEDMKGMRIRVPQSQLFISTLSAMGAAPASLPFPETYAGVQQGVVDGLEGSILTMYSTKIYEVAKNMSLTKHFLGTVGIYISPTLWDQFTPEQQQIINEELEAGAESNTAELVKLDVEYTQKLEELGVTFNEVNSDEFNQLTADVYNQFPTWSEGIHATIMKELETIRAAQ, from the coding sequence ATGAAAAAGCTATTAGGTACAGTAATTATGGCGGCAACGCTGCTTGTTGGTTGTGGTGAAGCTGACAAGGCTGGTTCTGAAGCTAAAGATGAGCCGATCAATATCAACATGAGCCTTGTGTTCACTCAAAATGAGTTGTTAACACAAGAGCTTATCAAAGCGACCGACAAAATTAGAGAAAGAACCGATGGTTCGGTAAACATTAAAGTTTTCCCAGGTGGTCAGTTACCTGTATACAAAGATAACTTGGAACAAGTGGTTAACGGCGCAAACTGGATTGCTGTAGAAGATTTGACTTACCTAGGTGATTACGTACCTGACTTTGCAGCACTTGCAGGTCCAATGTTGTACAACACTTACGATGAATACTTAGCGATGATGGACACTGATTTTGTCGCTGGACTAAAAGTTAAAGCCGAAGAAAAAGGCATCAAAGTATTGAATGCTGACTACATGTTTGGTTTCCGCCATATGATCACCAATAAAGAGATCGTGAACTCTGAAGACATGAAAGGCATGCGTATTCGTGTTCCACAAAGCCAGCTGTTCATTAGCACGCTTTCAGCAATGGGCGCAGCACCTGCTTCTCTACCATTTCCTGAAACCTATGCAGGTGTTCAACAAGGTGTTGTTGATGGTCTTGAAGGTTCTATCCTGACCATGTACTCAACCAAAATCTACGAAGTAGCAAAGAACATGTCTTTGACTAAGCACTTCCTAGGTACTGTTGGCATCTACATTTCACCAACGCTTTGGGACCAATTTACGCCAGAGCAACAGCAGATCATCAATGAAGAGTTAGAAGCGGGCGCTGAATCTAACACTGCTGAGCTAGTTAAGTTGGATGTTGAATACACTCAGAAACTTGAAGAACTAGGCGTTACCTTCAATGAGGTGAATTCTGATGAGTTCAACCAACTGACTGCCGATGTATACAACCAGTTCCCAACATGGAGCGAAGGTATACACGCGACGATCATGAAAGAGTTGGAAACGATTCGAGCGGCACAGTAG
- a CDS encoding glycerophosphoryl diester phosphodiesterase, giving the protein MITGHRGAASLAPENTLVSIEQAAKAGAKWIEIDTQLSADGTPMVFHDKTVNRCTNGTGNIADLDLTALKTLDAGSWFGSEFAGTTIPTLSEALDKCLELDVTLNLEIKIYDDKAIQPLVEKVAALVEQKQFPVEKLLISSFKKEALSLCQQIMPKIKRGFICEVWNDFSLESLKSLDLYSIHIDHRILDEKTAKAIKASGAVLKIWTLNDPQLAAKYFNLGVDNIITDVPNQF; this is encoded by the coding sequence ATGATCACAGGCCACCGCGGTGCCGCTTCTTTAGCACCAGAAAATACGTTAGTGAGTATTGAACAAGCAGCGAAAGCTGGCGCTAAATGGATTGAAATTGATACCCAGTTAAGCGCTGATGGCACCCCAATGGTTTTTCATGATAAGACGGTAAATCGTTGCACTAACGGAACGGGCAATATCGCAGACTTAGATTTAACCGCTCTCAAAACGTTAGATGCTGGCAGTTGGTTTGGTAGTGAGTTCGCAGGAACAACTATTCCGACGTTGAGTGAAGCGCTCGACAAATGCTTAGAACTCGATGTGACCTTGAACCTTGAGATCAAAATTTATGACGATAAGGCTATCCAACCTTTAGTTGAAAAAGTTGCCGCACTGGTTGAACAAAAGCAGTTCCCTGTTGAAAAGCTACTCATCTCAAGCTTCAAAAAAGAGGCACTAAGCCTTTGCCAGCAAATAATGCCAAAGATTAAACGAGGCTTTATCTGCGAGGTTTGGAATGATTTCAGCCTAGAGTCACTTAAATCACTCGATCTTTACAGCATTCATATTGACCACCGAATTCTTGATGAGAAAACGGCCAAAGCAATCAAAGCTTCTGGCGCCGTTCTTAAAATATGGACACTGAACGATCCTCAATTGGCGGCTAAATATTTCAACCTTGGTGTCGATAACATCATCACCGACGTACCAAACCAATTTTAG
- a CDS encoding DeoR/GlpR family DNA-binding transcription regulator — protein MELNHRQKEILATLKANQDIQIDHLAELFSVTTQTIRRDVNHLCEQGLARRVHGGVSLPTTLTNTSYRFRAGVESETKDSIAMAVADAIPEGSTVMMGIGTTVTRIAQYLLAKPALRVITNNLQVARILEANEQVEVYLAGGLFRREHQDMVGSSVVHFFSDFEADIGICGCGSVTDSHFAMEHEQVEADLSKSIINNSRESWLVADASKWGRFAALKVAPLDDFDRIYTNNTQLPSELSIHLVEDDVQP, from the coding sequence ATGGAACTGAACCATCGTCAGAAAGAAATACTCGCAACGCTTAAGGCTAATCAAGACATACAGATCGACCATTTAGCCGAGTTATTTTCTGTCACCACTCAAACCATTCGTCGTGACGTAAATCACCTGTGTGAACAAGGCCTTGCGCGAAGAGTACACGGAGGCGTGAGCTTACCCACTACGCTCACTAATACTAGCTACCGATTCCGTGCAGGTGTTGAGTCTGAAACAAAAGACAGTATTGCGATGGCGGTTGCCGACGCGATACCTGAAGGTTCAACCGTCATGATGGGGATTGGTACCACCGTCACTCGCATCGCTCAGTATTTGTTGGCTAAGCCTGCATTGCGAGTGATCACCAACAACCTGCAAGTCGCTCGTATCCTTGAAGCAAATGAGCAAGTTGAAGTGTATTTGGCTGGCGGTTTGTTCAGGCGAGAACACCAAGACATGGTGGGAAGCAGTGTAGTCCACTTCTTTTCCGATTTTGAAGCTGACATTGGCATTTGTGGTTGTGGCTCTGTAACAGACAGTCATTTCGCCATGGAACATGAGCAAGTTGAAGCTGACCTATCCAAGTCGATAATTAACAATAGCCGTGAAAGTTGGCTTGTCGCGGACGCCAGTAAATGGGGACGCTTTGCTGCTCTCAAAGTCGCTCCGTTGGATGACTTTGATCGTATCTATACCAACAACACTCAGTTACCTTCAGAATTAAGCATTCACCTTGTCGAAGATGACGTTCAGCCTTAA
- the gltS gene encoding sodium/glutamate symporter, whose translation MTETLVSPMLSFTIAISLLFIGKGLIERSEVLRKYSLPEPVIGGFVCAATVAALYYLFEIQITFSLDVRDFLLLYFFAGIGLQADIKTLIKGGRPLFILLCLAAVFIVLQNVVGMAVASGFGMDAKAGLLSGSVSLIGGVGTTLAWAPMFVEEFGIANALELGVASNTVGLIAACVIGGPIANYLLNKHKVSPSNEEEVTVGAYQESETKTELSHYGVLWAWLILNLTLMLGYSLSEVIDSMGLKLPLFVSCLIAGILIGNVGRALFKKRRTQEKIAQGRKGLAMISDICLGMFLTMALMGLRIWDLDGLFGYISVVMSIQILLSLLFTIFVVYYLMGRNYDSVVICSGFGGITLGSTATAIVNMTAVTHRYGASPQAFIVVPLVCGFFVDLINALVISFFVGM comes from the coding sequence ATGACAGAAACCCTCGTTTCTCCAATGCTCTCCTTTACGATCGCCATCTCTTTACTGTTTATCGGTAAAGGCCTGATCGAGCGATCGGAAGTATTAAGGAAGTACTCACTGCCAGAGCCGGTTATTGGCGGCTTCGTTTGTGCTGCAACCGTAGCAGCGCTTTACTATCTGTTTGAAATTCAGATTACTTTTAGCCTAGATGTCAGAGACTTTTTGCTTCTTTACTTTTTTGCTGGCATCGGACTTCAAGCGGATATTAAAACGCTGATAAAAGGTGGGCGACCGCTGTTCATCTTGTTATGTCTTGCTGCTGTTTTTATTGTGTTGCAAAACGTGGTTGGTATGGCTGTCGCGTCAGGCTTTGGAATGGATGCGAAAGCAGGTTTGCTCTCGGGTTCAGTGAGCTTGATTGGCGGTGTTGGTACTACGCTGGCGTGGGCACCGATGTTCGTGGAAGAGTTTGGTATTGCTAACGCGTTAGAACTGGGTGTGGCTTCGAACACGGTTGGTTTGATTGCGGCGTGTGTCATCGGTGGTCCGATTGCTAATTACCTTCTCAATAAACACAAGGTCAGCCCATCTAATGAAGAAGAGGTGACGGTTGGTGCATACCAAGAGAGTGAAACCAAAACAGAGCTTAGCCACTACGGTGTTCTGTGGGCTTGGTTGATTCTTAACTTAACACTTATGTTGGGTTACAGCTTGAGTGAAGTTATCGACTCAATGGGTTTGAAACTGCCGTTATTCGTTAGCTGTTTAATCGCAGGTATCCTAATCGGTAACGTTGGACGTGCATTGTTCAAGAAGCGCCGTACACAAGAGAAAATCGCGCAAGGCCGTAAAGGCTTAGCAATGATCTCTGACATCTGCTTAGGCATGTTTTTGACCATGGCATTGATGGGACTACGTATCTGGGATCTTGACGGCCTGTTTGGCTACATCTCAGTGGTCATGAGTATCCAGATTCTACTTTCACTGCTGTTTACCATCTTTGTCGTCTATTACTTGATGGGTAGAAACTACGACTCAGTGGTGATATGTTCTGGCTTCGGTGGTATCACACTAGGCTCAACTGCCACTGCAATCGTAAACATGACTGCGGTTACACATCGCTATGGTGCAAGTCCACAAGCATTTATCGTGGTGCCATTAGTCTGTGGCTTCTTTGTCGATTTGATTAACGCGTTGGTGATCAGTTTCTTTGTTGGTATGTAA
- a CDS encoding L-alanine exporter AlaE yields MKSRGPFCIRNAAADTFAMVVFCFISGMIVEVFISGMTFEQSLASRTLSIPVNIAIAWPYGVFRDWFLRNGAKLSQSSLMKNLSDLMAYVLFQSPVYAGILLAVGASSDQIVTAVTSNAVISCGMGVLYGYFLDMCRKWFRVPGYYQQA; encoded by the coding sequence ATGAAGTCTCGTGGTCCATTTTGTATCCGTAACGCAGCGGCGGATACATTTGCTATGGTAGTTTTCTGTTTTATCTCTGGCATGATCGTAGAAGTGTTTATCTCAGGAATGACGTTTGAGCAATCTCTTGCTTCACGAACGCTATCTATTCCGGTAAACATTGCTATCGCATGGCCTTATGGTGTCTTTCGTGATTGGTTCTTGCGCAATGGTGCAAAACTTTCACAAAGTTCGTTGATGAAGAACTTGTCTGATCTTATGGCTTACGTGTTATTCCAATCGCCTGTGTATGCGGGTATTTTGTTGGCGGTGGGCGCTTCAAGCGATCAGATCGTGACCGCGGTAACCAGTAATGCAGTTATCTCATGTGGTATGGGCGTACTTTACGGTTACTTCTTAGATATGTGCCGCAAATGGTTTAGAGTTCCAGGCTACTATCAACAAGCTTAA
- a CDS encoding hybrid sensor histidine kinase/response regulator — protein sequence MQIRSSLKKKSMVALGLYLAMFIAIVGSVTYYVVESPVRAKLQQNLDLRTQLLSALITEPLSSSQGFVDSLVGFAQAHRKGEDVIPLFKSMLAASDDTIVSAGIWPEPYALDSDKLLNSYFFNKADDGTIDQLFSYNNPKNAPYHEEYWYTSVVDKPQGTISWSDVYIDPYTHVRMITASSPYYYDGTFAGIATVDLSLEELLGFIKNHAEEYNLGITLRDKLNQVLVSHNFNLVEGIYISSNQFGEFGWQVDVVNSKSRVADEVFRQVMSIEGGIVPLLLLCVMAGYYLLNRYLISPITNIAAKVGGSKAGEIIDVEYSSDDEIGHLIKTFNEKTIYLEAEKVKAQASTNAKTAFLATLSHEIRTPMNGVLGTAQILLKTPLNSEQEKHLKSLYESGDHMMTLLNEILDFSKIEQGRLDLDETRFPLDSIIGSINSVYYTLSSEKGLQFKVYSEVPSGRWYFSDKARLRQILFNLLNNAVKFTSRGFVEVYFKEIVEGSDTYLSIRVRDTGIGISKEAQKRIFKPFEQAESSTTRRFGGTGLGLAIVKKIAQLMDGSITVTSEEGIGTSFDVRLKIQPCQPGEIESLPHKKLDYSGLKVLIVEDNRTNTVIIETFMSSKGFTCKSVENGELAIQAVVAEHFDLVLMDNHMPVMDGVESTTAIRALIGDVSSVLIFGCTADVFKETRERMLGAGVDYIIAKPIDERELDDALFRYSNKLYQFHEEESNDEQSDSDDYSDDQAIDERVSHGTENHELESNNAKNPKTHLHGQKSQSRSLPKPDLRNKDNTEELLVTLYVALEDNNLELIQFALESLRVHVKPMNNAELTYQVDKALEQVSQGAPPTQDVINIITVNLPMA from the coding sequence ATGCAGATACGGTCGTCTCTTAAGAAAAAAAGCATGGTAGCGCTTGGGCTATACCTTGCTATGTTTATTGCCATTGTCGGTAGTGTGACGTATTACGTCGTAGAATCCCCCGTGCGCGCCAAATTACAGCAAAACCTCGACTTGCGTACGCAACTGTTATCCGCATTGATTACAGAGCCACTCAGCAGCTCTCAAGGCTTTGTTGATAGTTTAGTTGGTTTTGCTCAGGCACATCGTAAAGGTGAAGATGTCATCCCGCTATTCAAGTCGATGTTAGCAGCGAGCGATGACACAATTGTGAGTGCTGGTATTTGGCCAGAACCTTATGCGCTGGATTCCGACAAGCTTTTAAACAGCTATTTTTTCAACAAAGCTGACGATGGTACGATTGACCAGCTTTTTTCATACAACAACCCTAAAAACGCCCCTTATCACGAAGAGTATTGGTATACCTCGGTGGTAGACAAGCCACAGGGAACCATCTCCTGGAGCGATGTCTATATCGATCCCTATACTCACGTTCGAATGATTACGGCTTCGTCACCTTATTACTATGACGGCACTTTTGCTGGTATTGCGACGGTGGATCTCTCGCTCGAAGAGTTGTTGGGTTTCATTAAAAACCACGCAGAAGAGTACAATCTTGGTATCACCCTCAGAGATAAACTCAACCAAGTCTTGGTTTCGCATAACTTCAATCTCGTTGAAGGGATCTACATCAGCAGTAACCAATTTGGTGAGTTTGGCTGGCAAGTCGATGTGGTTAACTCAAAATCACGCGTAGCTGATGAAGTGTTTCGTCAGGTCATGAGTATCGAGGGCGGTATTGTTCCGCTGCTACTACTGTGTGTTATGGCAGGTTATTACTTGCTGAACCGTTACTTGATTAGCCCAATTACCAATATTGCCGCTAAGGTAGGCGGTTCTAAAGCGGGTGAAATCATCGATGTTGAATATTCAAGTGACGACGAAATTGGTCACTTGATTAAAACCTTCAACGAGAAGACCATCTACCTCGAAGCGGAAAAGGTTAAGGCTCAGGCATCAACCAATGCCAAAACGGCTTTCCTCGCGACCCTGTCACATGAAATCCGTACGCCGATGAATGGTGTATTGGGCACCGCTCAAATCCTATTGAAAACGCCTTTAAACTCGGAACAAGAGAAGCACCTAAAGAGCCTGTATGAGTCAGGCGATCACATGATGACACTGCTTAATGAGATCTTGGATTTCTCAAAGATCGAGCAGGGCAGGTTGGATCTCGATGAAACTCGATTCCCTCTGGACTCGATCATCGGCAGTATTAACAGTGTCTACTACACCTTATCTTCTGAAAAAGGTCTTCAATTCAAAGTTTACTCTGAAGTGCCGTCGGGTCGTTGGTACTTTTCGGATAAAGCACGTCTTCGCCAAATCTTATTTAACCTATTGAATAATGCCGTGAAGTTCACTTCTAGAGGCTTTGTTGAGGTGTACTTTAAAGAAATCGTCGAGGGCAGTGATACCTATCTGAGTATTCGAGTTCGTGACACCGGCATAGGTATTTCTAAAGAAGCTCAAAAACGTATTTTCAAACCTTTCGAACAGGCAGAATCGTCGACCACAAGACGTTTTGGTGGTACTGGCCTTGGCTTAGCGATTGTGAAGAAGATTGCCCAGCTCATGGATGGCAGTATTACCGTCACCAGTGAAGAGGGCATAGGCACTAGTTTTGATGTTCGATTGAAGATTCAACCGTGTCAGCCTGGTGAGATAGAGAGCTTGCCACACAAGAAATTAGATTACTCCGGTTTGAAAGTGCTGATTGTTGAGGATAACCGAACCAATACCGTCATCATCGAAACCTTCATGAGCAGCAAAGGGTTCACGTGTAAGAGCGTAGAAAACGGTGAGCTTGCTATACAAGCCGTTGTTGCTGAGCATTTTGATTTGGTGTTGATGGATAACCACATGCCAGTGATGGACGGTGTGGAATCAACCACTGCGATTCGCGCTTTAATTGGCGATGTTTCATCCGTCTTAATATTTGGTTGTACTGCTGATGTGTTTAAAGAGACTCGCGAGCGTATGCTCGGTGCGGGTGTCGACTACATCATTGCAAAACCAATCGATGAGCGAGAGCTCGACGATGCTTTATTCCGTTATTCGAATAAGCTTTACCAGTTCCACGAGGAAGAGAGCAATGATGAGCAGAGCGACAGTGACGACTATAGCGATGATCAAGCTATTGATGAAAGAGTAAGTCATGGAACGGAAAACCATGAGCTAGAAAGCAATAACGCTAAAAATCCAAAAACACACCTTCATGGGCAAAAGAGTCAAAGTCGCTCGCTGCCTAAACCTGACCTACGAAACAAAGACAATACTGAAGAGTTGTTAGTAACACTTTATGTGGCTCTTGAAGACAACAACCTTGAGTTAATTCAATTTGCCTTAGAGAGCTTGCGTGTTCATGTCAAACCTATGAACAATGCTGAACTGACCTACCAAGTGGATAAGGCTTTAGAGCAGGTTTCTCAGGGCGCTCCTCCTACTCAAGATGTTATTAATATCATTACTGTCAATCTACCCATGGCCTAG
- a CDS encoding UPF0149 family protein, with protein MTLQDILALPELEGKLITEHKTIGFVTAMAAAPNVLTPHEWLPFLWGGEEVAPFTDGEQLESYIEVIIALWNKTRPELIEGTWVWPEACQLDDEEVVNTAARDFCEGLLQGWQVARDDWETLMPEDSEDNALVGGVLLSLSMLYDPETSIATLAEQGIEGLEQFEEIFNAVPVMLCGLTQRGIALAEAQ; from the coding sequence TTGACTTTACAAGATATTCTTGCGCTTCCAGAGTTGGAAGGAAAGCTAATCACAGAACACAAAACCATCGGATTTGTCACTGCAATGGCAGCGGCACCTAATGTGTTAACCCCGCATGAGTGGCTACCGTTCCTTTGGGGTGGCGAAGAAGTCGCTCCTTTCACTGATGGTGAGCAACTTGAAAGCTACATTGAAGTTATCATCGCGCTTTGGAATAAGACACGCCCAGAGCTGATCGAAGGCACTTGGGTTTGGCCTGAAGCTTGTCAGTTGGATGATGAAGAAGTCGTTAACACAGCGGCTCGCGATTTTTGTGAAGGCTTGCTTCAAGGCTGGCAGGTTGCCCGTGATGATTGGGAAACACTGATGCCTGAAGACAGCGAAGACAATGCACTGGTTGGAGGCGTACTGCTTTCGCTGAGCATGCTTTACGATCCAGAAACCTCAATCGCAACGCTTGCTGAGCAAGGTATTGAAGGTCTAGAGCAGTTCGAAGAGATCTTTAACGCGGTCCCTGTGATGCTTTGCGGTCTAACGCAGCGTGGCATCGCATTGGCAGAAGCTCAATAA